In the Corynebacterium jeikeium genome, CAAAGGAAGGCAAGTAGATGGAGCCCAGGGACTTACTAAATATCCTGGTGGGCATCGCCGCCGCCATTGTTGTTATCGCGCTGTTTACGGTGTTGTGGCGCGCAGTGTCTACGCATAATGACGCCCGCCGCGCCGTCCTTTCCGACATGGTGTTTATGGCGATGGCAGGCCTGTTTTTGTGTTATTCGATCTTCCACCGCACGTCGATCACCTACGAGGTCGCACTGTTCGCCGGCCTGTTCGGCGCGCTGTCGACGATCTCCTATGCCCGCATCATTTCTCGAGGGAGGCGCTAAATGTCCACAACAGTCCTCGCCGCTGCCGGCGAAATGGTCGAATTCAGCGAACCTGGTTGGCTTGGCGCGATTACCGCGGGTGTGCTCGCCATTCTCGGGGCGATCTTTATCTTTGTTTCTGCCCGCGCAATGTACCTTGCTCCGGACGCCCTCAGTCAGGTCAACATGGTCGGTCCAGCTGTCGGCGTGGGGCTTCCCCTGCTGATCAGCGCCAACCTGGTTTACTCCTGGTCGACGGAAGGGTTTGTGCTGGGCGAATTGATCCGCGCGATCGTCGCGATCGTTGCGTTGCTGGTGATCGGCGCCGTCGGTTCATACGTAATGGGCCGTGCGCTGCATGCGACGCACTGGGATCACACCGTGCCGCTGTCTGGTGGTCAGCGGGCGAAGGAGCCCAAGTAGCGCCAGCGGGCGCAACCTTAAGACCAGTAGCGCCATTAGAAAACGAGTCCGCCCACCACTTCCTTGGTGGGGGCGGACTCGTTTTTACTTTTTGCGGGGCGGAACTAGCCGACGACGGCCACAGCCTCAACGTCGATTTCGCCACGCATCGCCTTGGAGTAAGGGCAGAACGCGTGTGCATCCGCAACCAGCTCGTCGGCCTTAGCCTGGTCCACGCCGAAGACGGTGGCGGTGATCTTCGCGGACAGGCGGAAGCCTTCCGGAACCTTGTTCAGGGTGGTCTCAACGGTAACCTCCGGGGACTGGGTCATTTCCACGCCAGCCTCCTTGATGGTCTTCTGCAGAGCGCCGTTGAAGCAGGCGGCCCAGCCTGCGGAGACCAGCTGCTCCGGGTTCGTGCCCTCGCCGGAGCCGCCCATTGCCTTTGGCGGGCGAACGTCCAGGTCGATCTGGCGGTCGTCGGTGGCTACGTGGCCGTCACGGCCGCCGCCGGTAGAAAGTGCCTTTGCTGTGTACAGTGCCTCGCTCATGAGTGAACCAATCCTTTCGCCAAAACTGTCTGTTGGTCGTCGTTAGTTGCTGTTTGATTCTTTTGCGGCGCCCAGCCTACGTGAACCGGCGGGCGCCGCGCTGTGGCCAGTGGCGGCTACTTGCCGGTGAAGATTTCCTTCACCCGGTCGCGCAGGTTCTCGTCGACCTTGCCCCAGTAGGTCCAGCACTGCTCGGCCACCTGGTCAGACACACCGTCCATCGCGCCTGCGATGTTGTTTGCCAAGCGCTCCCGGGCGGCGTCATCCAGAACCTCGCGCACCAGCTGGCCCGCCTGGATGAAGTCATCGTCCTCCGGGTGGCGGACGTATGCCCCGCGGGTCAGGTCAGTGCCGTGCAGGTCGTCGAACAGGCCCAGCTCCTCCGCGGCGGTCACGGCGGATTCCTGGCCGCGGCCAAAGCCGTACTGGGATTCACCGGCGGCCACGCCCTGCTCGACGGCACCGGAGCCATCGTTGACGTCGTTTACGCCCTCGCCGCGCTCGAAGCGATTCGGGGAGTACACCGGGGTGCCGGCCGGCGGGAACTCCTGGTTACCCGCGCCGTCCTTGGCGGTGTAGTAGTTCTTCTCCGCCACAATGGAACGGTTGGAAGGCAGCTGGTGGAAGTTCACGCCCAGGCGGTAACGCTGCGTGTCTGCGTAGGCGAAGGAGCGAGCCAGCAGCATCTTGTCCGGAGACAGCCCAATGCCCGGCACCAGGTTCGACGGCGCGAAAGCGGCCTGCTCGATCTGGGCGAAGAAGTTCTGCGGGTTCTCGTTCAGCGTGAAGTGGCCGACCGGAATCAGCGGGTAATCCTTCTGGGACCAGGTCTTCGTCAGGTCAAACGGGTTCCAGCGGTAATCTTCCGCCTCGGCGACAGGCATGATCTGCACCTTCACATCCCACGTCGGGTAATCGCCGCGTTCGATGGCGTCATAAAGATCCTGGCGGGAGGAATCGAAGTTGCCCGAGGCAATGACCTTGGCGGCTTCCTCCTCGGTGTAGAAGTCCCAGCCCTGGCGGGTCTTGAAGTGGTACTTCACCCAGAAACGCTCGCCGGCGTCGTTGATCCACTGATAGGTGTGAGAGCCGAAGCCATCCATGTGGCGGAAGTCCGTCGGGATACCGCGATCGCCCATCAGGTAAGTCACCTGGTGTGCGGTCTCCGGGGAGCGGGTCCAGAAATCCCACTGCATGTCCGCAGAGCGCAGGCCGGAATCCGCCAGACGCTTCTGGGAACGGATGAAGTCCGGGAACTTAATGCCGTCGCGCAGGAAGAACACCGGGGTGTTGTTGCCCACGATGTCGTAGTTGCCCTGCTGGGTGTAGAACTTCAGCGAGAATCCGCGCACGTCGCGCACCGCGTCGGGGAAGCCCTGCTCGCCCGCGACGGTGGAGAAACGGGCCAGCATCGGGGTCACACGCCCCGGCTGGAACAGGTCCGCCTTGGTGTACTTGGAGACGTCCTCGGTGATGGTCAGCTCACCGAAGGCGCCGGAGCCCTTGGCGTGCACGTTGCGCTCCGGGATGCGTTCGCGGTTGAAGTGCGCGTGCTTTTCCACCAGGTGTACGTCGGAAAGCAGCAGCGGACCCTGCTGGCCCACGGTCGCGGAGTGCTCCTCGGTGCTGACCGGGGAGCCGTTCACGTTCGTCGAGGCCCCGGAGTAGGGGCACACGCCGCGGGAGGCGACGCCCTTGGCCGTGGTGATTGGGTCGTTATTGGTGCCGTCATTATTCGTAGCAGTCATGGGTACCTCCAGATACCTAATAGCTTTGGCTATGCAATCCACCTTGCCAGAATTTCCGCACCCGCGTGTTAGGCTTTGTCCATGACCAGCCAGGCAACCAGCAGTCAGGCGCACGATGCCGCTGTGACCGACCTCGCCCTGCGCGCCGCCAGCGGCGACCGCCAGGCGTTGACCGAGTTCATTTCCGCCACGCACGACGACGTGTGGCGCCTGCTGGCCCACCTGGCCGATACCGACCGTGCGGACGACCTCACGCAGGAGACCTACCTGCGCGTACTAAGCGCCCTGCCGCGCTTCGCCGCCCGTTCCACGGCCCGCACCTGGATCCTCTCCCTCGCCCGCCGCGTGTGGGTCGATAGCGTACGCCACGACATGGCCCGCCCGCGCAGCTCCGCCACGGAGATTGAGGACGCCACCAGCGCCACCCCCGCCGCCGAAACCACTGGCGGGCAAAGCTGGGCCGAGTGGGTGGACACTCGCGCCCTCATCGACCAGCTGGAGGAGGAACGCCGCGAGGCTCTGATCCTCACGCAGGTGCTGGGCTACACCTACGCCGAGGCTGCGAAGATCGCTAACGTCCGCGTGGGCACGATCCGCTCCCGCGTTGCCCGCGCCCGCGCCGACCTGGTTGAGATGGCTGGCAAGGGACGCGGTGGCGTCACCAAGAAAGAAAAGAACAAGCGCCGCTTCGGCGTAGCCTAACCCTGGTACAACCACTCGCGACGGCGCATTTAAGGAACAGCGGGGTCAACGGGCTAGGCTGGTGAATATGAGCACGAGCCCCAGCAACCCGTCCATCGCTGCCAACTCCGCACTACTGCTGCTGTCTTTCGGCGGCCCGGAGAAGGCCGAAGACGTGGTGCCTTTCTTGGAGAATGTCACGCGCGGCCGCGGCATCCCCCGCAAGCGTTTGGAGAAGGTGGGCGAGCACTACTTCGCGCTCGGCGGTCGCTCCCCCATCAACGATCAAAACAAGCAGTTGATCAGCAATATCGAGGCCGAGCTTGCCCGGCGCGACATCGACCTGCCTGTGTACTTCGGCAACCGCAACTGGGAGCCCTATGTGGAGGACGCACTGCAGCAGATGGTCCGCGATGGCATCCGCCACGTGTACGTCTTCGCTACCAGCGCCTGGGGCGGCTACTCAGGCTGCTCGCAGTATCAGGAGGACCTGCGCCGCGCCATCGCCGCGTGCGAGGAGGCTGGCCTGGAGCCGCCGAAGGTGGAGCGTCTGCCGCAGTTCCACCGCCACCCGACGTTCATCGCGGAGTTTGCCCAGGCAGTGGATGCCGCCCGCGAGCAGCTGCGTGCTGAGCACGGCGAGGAGACCGCGGCACAGGCCGACCTGGTTTTCACCGCGCATTCCGTGCCGACGGTGGCGGATAAGACCGCGGGCCCGCACAAATTCGGCGGAAATCTGTACTCTCAGCAGGTGCTTGATGCCTCGCGTTTGATCCAGCAGACCAGCAGCTTCGCTAACAACCCTGGTAGCGGTGCGGATTACGGATGGACTGGTCGACTGGCCCGCCACGAAAATGTCGGAGGCCGCGGCGACGGACCCGCCCACACGGGTGAGACGGTGGGGGTTGATGTTGGCGTCGCCACCGCACTCGACGTCGAGCTCGTGTGGCAGTCACGGTCGGGCTCCCCGCATGTGCCGTGGCTAGAGCCGGACGTGTGCGACCACATCGAGGCGCGCGCGGAGGCCGGCAATAAGCGCGCAATTGTCCTGTGCCCGGTCGGCTTCATCACCGATCACATGGAGGTCAAGTGGGATCTGGATACT is a window encoding:
- a CDS encoding Na+/H+ antiporter subunit G codes for the protein MSTTVLAAAGEMVEFSEPGWLGAITAGVLAILGAIFIFVSARAMYLAPDALSQVNMVGPAVGVGLPLLISANLVYSWSTEGFVLGELIRAIVAIVALLVIGAVGSYVMGRALHATHWDHTVPLSGGQRAKEPK
- a CDS encoding organic hydroperoxide resistance protein yields the protein MSEALYTAKALSTGGGRDGHVATDDRQIDLDVRPPKAMGGSGEGTNPEQLVSAGWAACFNGALQKTIKEAGVEMTQSPEVTVETTLNKVPEGFRLSAKITATVFGVDQAKADELVADAHAFCPYSKAMRGEIDVEAVAVVG
- a CDS encoding RNA polymerase sigma factor, encoding MTSQATSSQAHDAAVTDLALRAASGDRQALTEFISATHDDVWRLLAHLADTDRADDLTQETYLRVLSALPRFAARSTARTWILSLARRVWVDSVRHDMARPRSSATEIEDATSATPAAETTGGQSWAEWVDTRALIDQLEEERREALILTQVLGYTYAEAAKIANVRVGTIRSRVARARADLVEMAGKGRGGVTKKEKNKRRFGVA
- a CDS encoding monovalent cation/H+ antiporter complex subunit F, which gives rise to MEPRDLLNILVGIAAAIVVIALFTVLWRAVSTHNDARRAVLSDMVFMAMAGLFLCYSIFHRTSITYEVALFAGLFGALSTISYARIISRGRR
- a CDS encoding catalase encodes the protein MTATNNDGTNNDPITTAKGVASRGVCPYSGASTNVNGSPVSTEEHSATVGQQGPLLLSDVHLVEKHAHFNRERIPERNVHAKGSGAFGELTITEDVSKYTKADLFQPGRVTPMLARFSTVAGEQGFPDAVRDVRGFSLKFYTQQGNYDIVGNNTPVFFLRDGIKFPDFIRSQKRLADSGLRSADMQWDFWTRSPETAHQVTYLMGDRGIPTDFRHMDGFGSHTYQWINDAGERFWVKYHFKTRQGWDFYTEEEAAKVIASGNFDSSRQDLYDAIERGDYPTWDVKVQIMPVAEAEDYRWNPFDLTKTWSQKDYPLIPVGHFTLNENPQNFFAQIEQAAFAPSNLVPGIGLSPDKMLLARSFAYADTQRYRLGVNFHQLPSNRSIVAEKNYYTAKDGAGNQEFPPAGTPVYSPNRFERGEGVNDVNDGSGAVEQGVAAGESQYGFGRGQESAVTAAEELGLFDDLHGTDLTRGAYVRHPEDDDFIQAGQLVREVLDDAARERLANNIAGAMDGVSDQVAEQCWTYWGKVDENLRDRVKEIFTGK
- a CDS encoding ferrochelatase, which codes for MSTSPSNPSIAANSALLLLSFGGPEKAEDVVPFLENVTRGRGIPRKRLEKVGEHYFALGGRSPINDQNKQLISNIEAELARRDIDLPVYFGNRNWEPYVEDALQQMVRDGIRHVYVFATSAWGGYSGCSQYQEDLRRAIAACEEAGLEPPKVERLPQFHRHPTFIAEFAQAVDAAREQLRAEHGEETAAQADLVFTAHSVPTVADKTAGPHKFGGNLYSQQVLDASRLIQQTSSFANNPGSGADYGWTGRLARHENVGGRGDGPAHTGETVGVDVGVATALDVELVWQSRSGSPHVPWLEPDVCDHIEARAEAGNKRAIVLCPVGFITDHMEVKWDLDTEARDAAAKAGIPFVRVATPGLTAGFAGMVVDLVVGSDAPSANLSEDQQAARALAAKVTGELATVPDFGRTFNGKPCAPGCCGSEA